From the Vitis riparia cultivar Riparia Gloire de Montpellier isolate 1030 unplaced genomic scaffold, EGFV_Vit.rip_1.0 scaffold392_pilon_pilon, whole genome shotgun sequence genome, the window TTCCATTAAGCTTTACACAGTCGTCTTcaaatggctataacttcttcgtttcaactccaaatcaagCACCGTTTGAAGttatggactcctgacttcccaagatttgaaacgagatatagtacgcatgaaatgaacttcaggaaGTGATTGAAATGTGCCCAACAGTTGCCGAAATAGGGTGGTGCGAattgctctgttttcctctgtttttggcttctcctcatgtgatgtggacttggagttgagaaggttgaaccaccATGCACTGTCACTGTGTGAAAATTCACATTGACTGTGTTCATGGTGTGAAATTCCACTAAGAGCTTTGCTTATGCATTTTGGCTCCCCTGTTTCCTCTGTTTCACCTCCATTTCGATTTTTGCAAGCAtcgtacctgcatgaacacttcaaaactcatcttaaaaacatattaaaactaaattaaagctaagaattcaaactaaaacatgcataaatttaaagaaagcatagaatttaaatgaagctgatagcatgtaccccacaaagaagatgaactatttagctcatccttACTCACACACCCATGTCATGTtgaattccccctggatcccaaacaaaattggcatccttcccgtttggtccaagggaattcgtttctcttctctttcctacagaagtggatgctttaaagggttcaggtaaccctttatcatcttgaaccttatgattttcaatggaaggttggtccatagagttgtcatagcaatcccccaccaaagtgtcgatcttcaacactttccttgatctttttgtattggttccttgaaggttatggtggggttgaggaggaagcttccttttcccccttgtTATGTCaagattggtgagcttctcaatggagtcttgaactttttctatccttagtgatagatcattataaacctcctccattcttacatttattgaactctccaaattatcaatcttttcattaagatgagagttgatcttttgttgctcacctacaaagtcctccatgactttgcttatcttcaaaatggcttactccaatgaagatgtactcattgatggttgaggttgaggttgggttgtaaggttgggatggttattccaacttgaggtataggagctttggtaaccgcaCATGTCTTTcacagttggaatggtagggcactcccctaccgtatgctcatatgaatcatctccattcaaagcatacttactaccccattggctttgttgaacttgccttttccctaactcaatccgatccctcatggataggtatgcgaatttgtccttcggttgatgttgagagctttgatcttcatgtggaatttccatttctaaaaaaaaatgatattcaactaaggctcttttcttcaacttgtaccagggttccctcttggtctcgaacccaacaaggaatgcacaaattgaaattaaaacaaaaataaaagaaaagagaataaaaaatttaactaaataaaaactaaactaaaaaaaaaattataagaaaattcaccaaacttgtgatgaagatcacaagttactcttaatggttgcttcactgtgcttgtggcaccttccccggcaacggcgccatttgattcgactcatggtagcttagctttaaaggcgtatcaacaaaatttataccttaaatactattactaaagtagccaagctactatagcatagtggttctaggatcgttcactgggaagagttttcgcaaacacaagtgatattcaaattaggaaaataggtgattttcttacagatgttagctttaaaagaagatgtaaatgttttagaaagatttaaagtaatttaagctaacattaaagactaaaatgaaagggtgtaaaaacaagtttctcaaagataagatagctatgctttggctcttatgcaaattggaaatctcaggataggctcctcgcgttggggttgcaactatggtgatgcttgcttcccgaaccggtatggatttagcaaatcaagttttaatcctttaaaatggaaaaacagatggtagtgaatttcatcaatggtcattcaccttagacttcctttgaatggctcgtaagagataactaatagtctaaagctaaaagcttaccaaatattggcaactcaaagtcattccaggtgataaactcacctttcaatggccattgaaattggttctaacggattaatgcaaaacttggaattgaaaacctcaccttccaatagctcgtaggagataactaatggatagaaatccaaaatcttatcaagtattggcagttggaagttgtccaaaggaaataaaaaccaaactttgcattaatgaacaattaatgaaaaatgactaccttaccttccaggtgtgagaaatttccatgggattgcatccaagccatcacataacatccatactttgagaaacttaaaaggttttagcctctcatccttggggatttcatcctccaaggatgtttggctactaagaaaatgagaaagaaaaagaaggaaaaacagagcaaggctctgtacgtcgattctatatatttcaataatattatctatatatttctatatatttctatatgttacaacggatgcaagggaatatatatagagaagtttttccaaccttcttagctaagaaatcttatgattagtggattacaaggagaagaatggaaatttatacaaaaatatctaaaagaaaagatctaaagtggagtcggaaaaaatagaggaaaattcgcaccacgcatgggctgtgcgaatttggaaggtggtgtgcgaatttcgcacaccgttcgcacaagctgaaggtgttgtgcgaatttcgcacaagcctggagcagttgtcttccgaaggccatatcttcctcatttcagctccaaatagtacacggtttgaagcgttggattcttgacttcctgagctttgaaatggtatatagcatgtagaaaatagacttcgggaagtgctcaaAAACtaccaaagaagactgcagctgctgtcctctattttcctctttgcttccctttgcttttctttgcttctctttgcttctctccttttgttggcttgtcttaatgatccaaaaagctgtcaaaacactaaaactagccacaaatatgattagaagtcattgctaggtccttaacatgccaattggaataaagatggagaattgctacacaaaagtgcttaaaacataatgacttaaaggtgtaaaataacactttttgggtagtaatcatacaggttgtgagctcaaggctttagatgttatgaacaactaagggttgttgTTTACacgaatgactccgggtcatgagctcaaggctctagatgatatgaagaGCCCTAgtctatggttgacatgaataactctaggttgtgatcttagggctttagatgttatgagcaaCTTCGACAtatggatgacataagctacttaacatcgtgagctcatggctctataTGTTACaaataactcagggttatggatgatatgaacgactcgagATCTTGttagctcaagcctctaagTGCGATTAactactcagggttgtggatgctatgaactattCTTGGTCGTAagcccaaggctctaaatgttatgaataaatcaaggttgtggatgacatcaatgaatcaaggtcgtgagcttaggttctagatgatatgaatagccCAGACttgttgttgacatgaacaactttgattcgtgagctcaggactttagattctatgaaaagctcagggttatggatgacatgaaaaattCTAAGTCAtgaacttaaggctctagatactatgaatagcttaggcttgtggttgacatgaatgactccaagttgtgagctcaaggctctaaatgttatgaacaactcagggttaggGTTGACAATAACTACTCTGGGATGTCAgatcagggctctagatgctaagaacaacccagagttttggatgatatgaaggaCTTGGGATCCTGATAGCTCAGTCCCcttgatgctataaacaactcaaggttgttgatgacatgaacgactcaaggctatgagctaagggctttagatgttatgaacaactcagggttgtggtttacatgaaggagtccgggttgtgagctttaggctttagatgctatgaacaactcatgccTGTTGATGACATGAGTTGCTCCAcatcgtgagctcatggctttagatgttatgaacaactcaaacctatggttgatatgaacgactcaagatcTTGTGAGCTTAAATCTCTAggtgatatgaacaacttagggttgtggatgatatgaactattcttggtcgtgagcccaAGGccttaaatgttatgaatagctcaaggttgtggatcacATGAATGAGTtaaagttgtgagctcagggctctagatgctatggacaacttagggctatggttgacatgaacgacttcatgTCATgggcttagggctctatatgctatgaaaagttgagggttgtggataacatgaatgactctgggttatgagctaagggctctagatagTATGAACACTTAGgcttatggttgacatgaacaactccgggtcatgagctgcTTTGGcccctagatgctatgaatagctccgggctgtggatgacatgaatgaatccaggtcgtgagctcaagctttaagatgctatgaatagatcaagtctctggatgacatgaacgacttctggttgtgagctaaaggctctagatgttatgaacaactgaCGTTTacggatgacatgagctactccaggttgtgagctcaaggctttagatgctatgaacaactcaggtttgtagttgacataaatgactccaggtcatgaacTCAAAGCTCTTGATGATTGTGGACCCGTATTTTAGCAcgatgcattcccactcgatTGGTGATACTcgcttttcatttatttggtgaaaatatatattttttagaaaatactggGAGTCGccacttgtttttgttttattttttttagggaaaataaaattagaaagaaaaccctaagtatgactccttatttgaaaaagacggtctgtgaaaaaccaaaactaggttggggatcaggttacttattgggaaggtatgacatagaccatagcacccctctaagcccctaaaaaatgggtctctactaaataaggtgaaataggcatgacaattaactaggagatcaatggataccaaaatgatcaaagttcaaaaacaattcatgataacaaaataataaacaaagtgaggGTGAGAGCGTACCTTGGTAACATATAATAAAGCGATGTCATGAAAGCAAGGTTACTGTacaatgacaagaaaaaaaatctcacacgaaaccaaatcaaaatcaaacaaaatcgaTCACATAgtttacttgaattattttagaaagaaatgttataaatatggGGCCCCCActaaagcccaatttattttgttatgaattaattgttataaattccattattttggagttatgaaaaattattaaaaaatttaaaatgaaagttttgaaaatttaatttgaaatttgaggttttgaaaaaatatttttaagatgacattttaaaaattaaattcagaaatcggaatttttgacaatttatttgagaatggtactttttggaattttggaatcttagaaaattattttgaagatcgtattttaaaaaaattaaatttgaaattttaggaaTTTGGAAAACTTAagaatggtattttaaaaaattaaatttggaatttcggaaaatgTATTTGAagatagtattttaaaaaattggaatttttggaattttagagtttttgaaaatttatttgaagatagtatttaaaaaaaatggaatttggaattttagagttttggaaaatttatttgaatacggtattttaaaaattggaattttgggattttgtttgagaatggtattatttttttttaaaaaaataaatttgaaattttgggaaattttagaaaattggaattttaaaaatttggaattttggaattattcgagaattggaattttggaaaattgaatttagaaattggaatcttagaaaattatttcgtgaatggaatttcgaaaaattaaatttgaaaatatagaataaaagttaaatttgagaattggaattttgaaaaatgattttgaagattaaagttttgtaaactaaatttaaaattaaattttagaaaattattttgaaaatggatgctttgaaaaattaaatttgagaattgcgattttggaaaattatttgaaaatggaaactTTAACAATTAGAattgaaatttggatttttgatGAACCTAATCACTAGAGAAGAATGAGAAATTGtgagttaaattattttgaaaactggatttccaaaaaaaaaaaaaaaaacaattttaaaaggatGTGGGCTTCGAAAATGGATTAAGGAAGGTGGCCCCATACATGGCCCTATAGGAGTGGGGCTTGGGGTGTCACTAATACTACACTGTGAGATTGGTGATTACAGCTGCCACTTTGACCTTAGACACCTTATTTTCTCCAATATCATGATCTTGACTTCTAACAGGAACATGTAGCACAAAAGAATCTCTTTCTATATCTCTAATTTCAGCTGGTTGACGCACATAATCATCCTTAAAAAATGTATCCTCTTTATTATGCAAAACCCCACCAATAAAGCTTCATATCCAAATTCCGGTCATCTTCTGCTGTGTTACTACCTCCTCCTAGAGCAACCTCATCTAGTTGAATCTTGTCCAAGTCATCGGCTCCATCTTTAGAATCCTCATCTAAATTGTGTCTTGTCATCATCTTCTTGCATGAACTGCTTCATAGAATCACCATCCTCTATCACTTCATCAGGAACATTAATTTTTATGACTTTAACTTTCAGTTCTGGAattttatctttgagaaaatttaTCACACTTTTTATCCCTTCCTCAGTTGCTCCCTCAATACTTATGCCCTTCTTCTCGCTTCTCTCTATCTTACCTCCATTCCCCTAAATGTCTACTACAGATGAAATCGCAGTTTCGGAAATGGATGAGCCTTTTGTGGGCCTAGATGTCAAACTTATGAGGTTTGTTGTACTTCCCTTGACTCGCTGCAAATATACCGCCTGCATGATGTATTTCTCATCGGAATCTTTGAccacaaaaatttcaaacagTGGAGTTCCTACAGGTGCAGTAACCAGCTGTCTAGGACTGTAACTCCTGCCAAAAAATCTTCCCATACATGGTGTTATATGAACTAATTTGTCAAAGGGGTCATCGGCATCAGCAGAGCAGCCTACCCACCACCCAGCCAGTCCACTTCTTGTATGTCTTGAAGTATCATGGTAGTGCTCTTCATTTATTGCATTCTTCAACCGAGACATGATTTCAGCAATGTTATCCATTGACATagctgattcatgcctaattggtatctcagctgattcgtgtctagctggtgctccttgattgagggagtaatcaacaaaatttataacctattacaccatatactagggtagcaaagacaaagctactatagcatagtggctctaggatcgttcactgggatgggttttcacttcacaaatgatattatttcaaagatgaattggtgccttttcatttcaaggttagctttaaaagaaaacataaagacgtttgaataaaaaaggtttggttttaaactaaccaaaaatagtaactgattttacttacaaagaaaagtgtttcttggagttttagatcactagactcagattcctcatacaaaaagggagttccggtcacttgtttcttttcctcgtattagagaattaacatatagttccttctccaaccgatgtggtacagatgcttccctttaatgggttcaaacactaattccctctcactgatgcatcttgcaatggctcatacctctcacctagcacttgccattcaaggcgatctttaaccttggattacccgtcaaaagctcgcaagagataactaatggatgtctccttggagtccaaaagcttaccaagtgttggctattctagaaaatcctaccttcaagtcacctcccagaggctcgcaaggggtaaactagtgaatctccatggacggagatcacttgccttaccaagtgttggcccaggtgatttaaagacgtattaagttaactaaaaagataaaaaccattaacgggtcacactttctcttcattaaaaactaaaacaacaaaacttccaatttatgcatgtggaaacttacccggttaccttagctctaagagacgaagagcctagcctctcatcctctaaggaaaaatcctcagagtttgatttgctagaaagaaaaagaatgagaaaacaaaaatatatatgaaaagcagagcaagtgctctgtattttacttccttgcaaatttgtacaaaggatgcgtcgtAACCACCCTCAAGAACAAGCTctcgagagatatatataaagaaaattacaaaacaaaatatctgaggttattcaccccttttccaaatttaataactaaggaatcctataattggtgggttacaaggagagtttggggatttaaacaacaaaaatctgaagaaaaatatctccaagtgtcggttacaaatatcggaaAGCACTAAAGACCATTTCgtaggtgaaaatgaggtctgcgagatttcgcagatgtacaaaaagggttgcgaaatcacttcgtAGCAAAAGGCTAATTTCTcaccgctgcgaagttggctttcatcttgtggtgtttggcttccatcgtgttgtgaaacttcaggggaaatcatagcactgtgcaaaaaggctgcgaaatcattccgcaacaaaagggtgattttgcaacgctgtgcaaaattcttccttcagcttggagtgatcagcttccaatagttgtaactccttcatttcaactccgaattgcacaccatttgaagcgttggattcttgacttcctgagctttgaaatggtatatagcatgtagaaaatggacttcgggaagtgctccaaaagtggctgacatggctgtcatcaagaatgcttcatggcagatttctctttgcttcccctccttgcattccggatttgcttatggcaaaggacttcaaagctttagATCTTCATGCTTataagctttccattgctttgccatggattccaaataactctcctcaatctcatattgctttggtgatcaaaaagctatcaaaacaccaaaacttaacacaatttgattagaattgattgcaagggtccttaacatgttaattgggttaaaaggcaataactactactcaagcatttaaaagagttaattacaagctatgaaatagcactttttgagtagtaatcaatagcCTCTGCAATAACCATTTTCAACTTGGCAGCATCTTCAAAGTCTTCCCTTTCAATTGCACCCTCTAGTTGAAACTTGAGAACAGAAGCGAAGCTCTCAACCTGCTCAATTTCAGAGAAATGTCGACTCCATTGATTCCAATCCCATCCAGAAGAAGAGTTGTTATTCCCGTTATTCACAATGGTGGGGTTGTTGCTGCAACGACAACACATATTGGGACTCTTGCCTTGTACTTAGCAACTTCTTCGCTCATTTCCTTAAGATCACCCCTTGTGAAAACCAACCCCACGTTACCTACGAGCAGAGGAACAAAATTGAAGAAAGCCTGGTTGCTGGTTTTCACAACATGAAACCTGATGGAGTGCTTCATTATGGTGTTTTTACTCATGAGAACTGCTGAAACTCCACGCAAACCCTTGCGAAAATTCTGCAACTGGTGGGATCCGACATTGTCAATGGCAATGACCGAAATATGACCGCACTCATATCAAGTACAGAGTGATCTAGAGATACATTCAAGAAGAGGGACGGGACCATGCTGACAGCTTCCTGCCTATTTTGTTtctgatttcattttcttgctttaaaaactcatgaaaccTCTCTAGGGTTTGGTTCTTCCTTAGCTGCATATGGGGTAATTTGATTGCCAAGAAAGACTCTCAAGAATAACACTGAGATCaacaataacaaaatataataaaattcagCATGTAACCCATATTATCCACACCTAAATCAACAAGCAATGTAGAGCAAACAAATGAGAAGGAGAGGAGAAgtatattaatcaaaataagcAAGAAGACTCAACCAGCTTACCTACAACCgctctttttctttgttatgttctcttctctctcttacTTCTCTGTTGGTTTTCCTCAACCTTTCCTTCCTCTGCAGCTGATCTCCTTCATCTCAGGCTTCTCCCATTCTCTCTTTAAATCTGAATCCTCTTCTCAGCTCTGAAGACCATCCCTCCTCTAttgatctttttctttttgtctccCCAAACCTCTTATATCTCCCTTTGAAAACCTCTCCACTTCCTCTCCAACAGGCcgtttttttcttggaaaatccCCTTGCCAATTTTTAACCTCCCGAAGGTTCCTTCTTTCAAGCTTTTCCACTTCCCTCCTCGGAAAACCCCAACcttctctatttctttttttaaaattccttttccccatatatctttttttttttcccattggTTGTTTTCAGAGCTCCATTTTGCCATGTGGCCTCTTTGATTTCCCATGGTGCAACCTAAGTTCTCTGGTACAGTTCCCCCCTACACCTCTTAACTTGGCAGCCTTCTTGTTGCATTTTTGAGTGTTATCAAACtcccatgcaaaaaataaatgaaaaaaatagctACAAATTAAAAACCTTATAAtagaacataaataaataaataaaaaatcatgccaatttggaaaagaaaaatagaaaatatcaatacaggcatatatgagaaaaatctaagaattaattcatgcgataataataatggtaaaataataataataataataatagataagaTCGCTAATCACATgcaatttcttgaaaataaataaataaaaataaatgaataactaaacaaataataaaaaataaataactaaataaataaaatcaagcacatgcaaaTCATGCaagaaaaacttgaaaggtAACCTAAGTGGGCTTAGTGAGCCTAAATGAGTCAAATGTGTCTAATGGGC encodes:
- the LOC117909814 gene encoding protein EXECUTER 2, chloroplastic-like — protein: MCCRCSNNPTIVNNGNNNSSSGWDWNQWSRHFSEIEQVESFASVLKFQLEGAIEREDFEDAAKLKMVIAEAIDYYSKTMSMDNIAEIMSRLKNAINEEHYHDTSRHTRSGLAGWWVGCSADADDPFDKLVHITPCMGRFFGRSYSPRQLVTAPVGTPLFEIFVVKDSDEKYIMQAGNGGKIERSEKKGISIEGATEEGIKSVINFLKDKIPELKVKVIKINVPDEVIEDGDSMKQFMQEDDDKTQFR